The Penicillium digitatum chromosome 6, complete sequence genome contains the following window.
GTTTCACCGGACCTGGTGTCAAGCCCTGGATGTCTGTGAACACCGATTATGTGCGGGTCAACGCCGAAGTCGAAGTCAAGGATCCCAACTCAACATACCATTACTGGGCGACTGTACTGAAGTTACGCAAGAAGTACCTTGATGTCTTTGTGTATGGTGATTTCACACTTCTGGATAAACCAAACCAGGAGGTCTTTTCGTACACTCGACAGTATGGAGACCAAAAGGCCTTGATTGTGTGTCACTGGACAGAGAAGACTCTGGAGTGGGATGCCGCCAGCAACGGTATCACTGCCGTGAAGCAGGTCTTGCTTAACACCTATGATGGTGATGAGGCTTCCCAGCCATTCTCTGGTGGAAAGTGGACACTTCGACCCTATGAGGCTGTCGTGATGCTCCTGTGATATAAACATGATGTCTGTGAATGACTACAGACCACTTCCTTCATACATTGTACCTAGACTGTTTTCCTCGGGGAAGAAGTGTGAACGCAACTCGAAGCAGTAGAATCCAAATCACAGAACAAGAACAGACACAAATTCAACAGAATCAAAGCTATGAATTTTTTCACGACCGCTCTCCGCAGATGATCGGGGGAGGCGGGGGGCACTCTTATCCGATCCCCGCAGCAGATAAGCATCGAGGGGGACCTCGCTGCCACAACTCCAATTCTGACAACGTTCGACATCAGAACGATTGAAAACTCCCAATCCCTCAACCCAATAGATCCTCCAGAATCCAGTACCCAATGAGCTCCTCAGAACCAACCACCCTACCGGCCCATCTCGACCCAAAAACCTACCCACGCACCCACCACGACGCATCACTAAACATCCACCTAACATTAACCTACGACACCCTCGATGCAAACACCTGTCTATCCCAAACCTCCTCCCCAGCCGCAGGCGCCAatatcctcttcctcggcacCACGCGCGATACCTTCGAAGGCCGCTCCGTCTCGCAGCTCAGCTACACAGCCTACCCACCTCTAGCACTGAAGACGCTAACGGGGATCGCAGAGGCTGCCGTGAAAACGCATAGGCTCGAAGGAGTGAGTATTGCGCACAGACTGGGAACTGTGCCGATTGGAGAGGCTTCTATTGCGATTGCTGTTAGTGCGGGGCATCGGGGCGCGGCGTGGAGGGGTGGCGAGGAGGTACTTGAAGCTTGTAAGGAGAAGGTGGAGATTTGGAAGAGGGAGGAGTTTGTTGATGGAGGGATGGAGTGGAGGGCTAATACGGATCGGGACGCTGAGGGGAGGGTGATGGGGTCTGGGGGTATGTAGGGCAATGTTGGTGTTTGGCTGGAGTTGTGTGTGATCGTGGTAAATTAAATAAGCTTGGGCTGGTTGGTGGGTTTCTTGATCGTGGTTCGTGAGTTACGCTGATGGGTTCTTTCACAGATGCTGTCCAAACAAAACTTTGGTCACCCTCTTTGTTTGATTGTCTCGACCGAGTTTTGGCCTGTATACGCCCAGGGTAACGAGCACAAGCACGGAAAACAAAACGCATTTGGAACACGGTTCCGGCAAGAGTAGGGTATTCAGATACTCAAACGACTATATTGTACAATTTCCATACATATGCACCTAGCACAAGACTCTTACTCGGTCTTCAACGGTCTTCCCTCCCTCTTCCAGTCATTGATGTGCTCCAGGATCACCTTGGATGCAGATTCGGGGGTATCCTGGCGGCCGATACATTCCACAAAGTCATTGTCGGGGTCTATGATAAACGGTTAGCATACTGGAACTAGATGCCTAGGTTGTAGCGTCATCAGTCTACTCACCCATAAGGTAGAAGTAGATACTGTGATCCACGAGATAATCCTCGCCGGGCTTCACATCCTTGGGAGTACTGAAGTACACACGGTACTGCTTGCACACGTGCTTGATCTGCTCGTATGTGCCAGTCAAGCCGACGATACCGGTGTGGAACTCCTTCAGGTACTCGCGCAGCACCTCGGGCGTATCACGGACGGGATCGCAAGTAATGAAGACAGGCATAAAGAGCTTCTCGTCACCAGTAGCGGCCTTGACCTTCTCAATGATCTCGGCCATCTTGTCAAGCTCGTCGGGGCAGATATCGGGGCAGTGAGTGAAGCCGAAGTAGACCTAAATGAAAACAAAGGTGTGTTAGAAATTACCAATCCCGATCCAGCACATCAAATCTATCAATGCTCTTCTGCTTCCGAGTCGGGGATAACTCACGAAGCTGTATTTGCCCTTCAGGTCCTCCGCCGTAAACTCGTTCCCATCAAGATCCTTCAGCACGAATGGACCGCCAACCTTCGGCTTGCCAACACCCTTGCTCATCTCCGTCATGCGCTTGCGCTCGAGACGAGCCTTCTCAACTCGGAAGTAAAGCATCATACCGGCACCGGTCAACACGAAGAGCAGTGCGGCCTTCCACGAGAATGGGCCGGTCGAGTTGCGCTGGCGCATCTGGCCCATTGTCTTGGGGCCTGCTCGGAAGGCGGAAGTTGAGAAACTGTTCGGCAGGGAGACCATGGTGCGCATCCTCTGGTCACATCGTGGACGCTGTGCTTGGGTGTAGGCTCGGCATTGTGATGCGGTGGTGGTTCGGAGGAGAGGGAGAATGCGTTGTGTTGGGGTGGATTCAATGGCAATTTTACGGGTGGTCCGGGTTAAGAGCCCACTTGCCAATCTCATGGGAGAAGGCATTTTGATTGTGAAGCAGCTGTGGTTGGGGAGATCGCGGAGGGATGGTTGATTATCAATTGCCCGCTCCGGGTGGAATTCAAGAATCTCCAGCTCAATTCAGTTTAGTGTCGTTGCCTCAGGCGTGAATTAAAATGCTGCTCTCTCCACTTGTTCGCCAACTTGTTTGAGTGGAAATTCAAGACATTTAAAACACACATTGACGAAGGATGAATCTGCACACAACACTATGGACTCTGCCTTGCAGAATCGCCTAGAGGTTAAATAAAGACCATCAACCATAGAGAGAAAAATGGCTGATCACAATCTGGGGGCTGGTTACTGCTAAAGTTTGTTAGAAGACTAGCAGATCATTCTTAGACAGGATCGTTTGTACAAGTTGTGCTTTTCACTGTGCTCTACATTTCCTGGCTACTTGGTCTATGTTGACACACAAGGAAAAATGCACTACGACACTTGAAAAGACATGGCAAACAAAAACATTCAAAATCAAACTTTGTAACATTTTAATAATTGTAACGTTCAAACATCATATCAAACCAACCGCCGAAGCAAGTAGAAGACTCTAGAATCTACAGAAACGGAAAAGAAAacgagggaaaaaaaaaaataaaccACCTGTCTACACCACGTCAAAAACGAATCCCACTAAGCCAGTACCACTTGAGAACAGGCTCTCAGATAGCATCAGGGAAAGTGTGAGGGTTCTTGAGAGTCGGAGGAGTAGAGCGCTTAGTCGGGCCAATGAGATGGTCAAAGGCAGGTGAGTGCTCGACACGAGGACTCAGGTCCTCCAGATCCCACAAGTAACCGAGGGTCTTCAGCACGGAGGTAGCACTGTACGGGGAAGACTGGCCGGTGGCGGGGTTGGTACCGTAGCCCTCAATGTAACCCTTGGGGGCATAGGGGGACAGCAACCAGGTAGGGATACGACCACCGAGACGATCAAAGCTGAAAGTGTACGAGCTGCCATCATGAGCGGTCTCGGTGTAGGTCTTGTTGTCGGTGCGGACGGCGAGAGCGGGTGCGACGTGGTCGAAGAATCCACCTGTCTCGTCGAAGGTGACAAGGAAAAGGGTCTTTTCCCATTGAGGGCCGGTGCGGACGGCATCGTAGATCTGCTTCAGGAAAACCTCACCGAAGGAGACGTTGCCGGAGGGGTGCATGGAGTTGGAGTTCAGGCCGCAGCAGGATGGGTTGATGTAAGACAGCTGGGGGAGGAGGCCCAGGTAGGCGTCTTGGTAGAAGTTCTCGAGCGGGACAACGTTGCTCTTGGCGTTTTGGGCAGTCCAGTTGAAGAACAGGGAATCGGGAAGGAAGGCGCCGTTGGTGCCGTCGTAGTTGAGCCACGAGATACCCTTCTTGGAGGCGACCTCAAAGATGCTGTTAGTCGGGATGGCGGAGATATCAAAGTCTTCGTCATTCTTGCCGTGGCCATCAGTGACACCGGAGACCGCGCAGAGACGGTTGGGGTTGGTGGGCTGGTTGGGGGTTAGTTCGACCGCTTTGAACGCTTGGTAACACGGACGGTACGTACACCAGGGACACAGGAGTGCCAGTTGTTGAAGGTAGTAAATTCATCAACCATATCAACGATAGTGGGGATTTGACTCTCGGAGTAGTATCCCATGACTTCGTCGGTTGCGCGCTGAGCGGAGATCTTGGGGTGCTGAAGAATTTGGCGGTTGACAAAGCCCGACAGGTTGGGAGTTAAGGAACCATTGGCAATGGCTTCATTGTCAGGGTTGTAAGTTCCATAGAGCTCGAAGTTGGTGCCAGTGAGCGAGTGGTCGGGGTCATTGAGAACCGAGTCGTAGTCCTTGGACTGGCTGGACCACTTCTTACTCTTGGGGTTGGCAATATCCTCCAGATTATAGAAAGGACCATTGTTTACGACATTGTCCAAGCCCTTCCTCTTAATACCACCCAAAATGTTGTCGAATCCGCGATTTTCCAAGAGAATCCAGACAACATTCTCGATCTTGTCCTTCAGGTTGGCAACAGATTCCGGTGAGCCAGACTTGTAGCCGAAGGGTGCGTTTccgctgttgctgttgctcaCGGCCGCACCGATGGCGCTGCTGGACAGACCAAGCAAGGAAATGAGAGCGGTAGTCTTCATCGTGCCAGCGAAGGATGTGGTACAGAGAGGTGGACTGAGTTGAGTGCGAAGATCATTTCCTCGGTCAATGCAAGGCTTTTATATCCCTGCCTCATGCATGCATATGCATTAGTAGAGACTTTGGTGTTTCGAGAACGTGCCTTAGGTTAGACGCCTTGACAAATGAAAAGCGGCCTTCTCTGCCACATGTTCAGCCTGCGAGTTTTCAGCGGCCGATCAGCGACCAGTCGAAGGTAAGCGAGCACGCCTTGGAAAGCCCTGTGGAGGTTGGAGCTAAAACAATCCGGATACTGTCGGATTGATTGtatctgtactccgtacaaaatTCTAGTTGCTAATTCTCGTCCAGAGATTGGATGcaacgagaaaaagaagattcCTGGGAAAGCATGGAAGTATGGGTGGGGTCTCAAGGATCCACTTGTGGTGAAGCTACCATGGTTCATCCCTGCAGGCACACCAATCAAAAATTTCGCCAACTGGCTTTAATCTGTGCCAAGTCACCAATCACACTCCGTGCCTTTCGCATGCCGAGAGGAGTGAAGACTATGTGGCTCCCATATCCCACGCTGTCCTTTGGAGTCACTTCGGAAAACAACTCTTCTTTCCGTATCTCAATTGGGGAATTAACGGCAAAAAGCGACATTGGAGGATGCACGTGGGCTAAAAAGGGTACTTTTAAAGATCGAAAGTGGTAGGTAATAGTGAGCAGCTTTCATTGTGGATAATTATTCAAAAGTCTCCTCCGTAATCGCAGCCCAGGTTAAACCCCCGAGTGGTGAAGTATTCGACCAGCCCATTAACAGAGGAGCCCTCAAAAATGCCTGCAATATACTGATCAGGTCGCAGCAAGTAGACAGCATTCTTGACAAGCCCGACTTTGCCATATTGATCGTGCCAATGGAAAGTAAAAACCTTCACTTTCATCTCCCGGGCCCACTTTTCAAATTCCGTCACAGAATCCCCGTAGATATGGAGCTGCCAAGAAACATCTCGTAGAGTCGAAAAATTGTCCACATCGTTGATTTCAACCCACGGGAGACGGTCGCCAGGCTGCACGCTCCCTTTACCAGACTGGCAAAGAGTGCTGCCTCTATAGTTGCAGACGAGCTGCGACGCCCCCCGGAAGATTCTGGCCCGGGCAAAATCGAATTTCAAAAGAAGGGGCACAAGGTATGGAATCAGCCAATTTCGAAGAATGTGTGGGAAGAATCCTTTCGATGTCAAGGTCTTAAAGCCCGCATCGGTCGACTTGACTATCGTCATGGCAAATGAGCGGCGTTCGGACTCAAAAGAATCCAACAGTTGTTGTTTTGCTTCTTCGGTCATGTTTGTCTGTTTGAGGACCGTTGCTAGCTTCCACGCCAAGTTGATCGAGTCCATGATACCAGTGTTCATACCCTGCCCGCCAACCGGGCTGTGGATATGAGCTGCATCTCCAACAAGGAACGCCCGATTGCTGCGGAATTTGTCGGCCACACGGTGGTGACTGCGGTAGGTGGAGAACCAGTTGACTTTTGTGATTTTGATATCCATCACGTGCATGATTTGCGGTAGAACGTCATCGAAAGTGATCAGGTTCTCATGTTCTGATGATTCACGTTTGTCATCGTCGTCATTATGCGGCATTGTGATGCCAACCAAACGGACATGACCTGCTTTGTTGTAGGGGACTACCAGGTTGAAAGTGTCGTTCGTAAGCACTACGTTCCCTTCGCCATTGAAGTGATTGTCGCTTTTACCTTCGACGTCGGCGATGTAGAACAGCGGTTTGTATGTTTCGCCCTCGAATATGGCACTAATCCCTTGGCGAACAGCCGAGTGTGCTCCATCACACCCGGCTATGTATGAAGCCTCATGTGTGGTTGAGCTCTTATCACTCTCGCGGAATAGAGTAGCAGTGATGCTTAACCCGTGGTCCACAAACCCTTGCAACTTTGTCCCTCGTTCAACACGAATGCCGACGTCATTCAATCGCTTTTCGAGCATTCTTTCGTGATCGTCTTGCGGCACACTTAGCATGAACGGGTAGGGGGATAACTCGCGGCCAAAATTTCCTAGCGGAATGTGTGCTTTGTGCTCCGCATTAATCCAGAGATTTGTTGATGGCAGCTTGTACCCGAGTGCCAGCAAGTCTTCAGTCAACCCAAGCTGTCTATACATTTCGACTATGCGTGCATGAACAACTATCGCTCGTGAGTTTTTCGCCGGACCCTCTGCCTTGTCAAAAATGTGGACATTGACACCTTGATGGTGAAGCCACAGTTGGGCCTGCGCCGACAATAAGAACATCCGTTTTGAGGCTCATTCTTGGAAAATCTTCGGAATCAGAGTATTTCGGTTGAAGTCTTGTATCAAGGACTGGAAGTTGTCGTCAAGAGATGATCAGGTCGGGAATTGGTGGTCATATGCGACATCAGCGAGCGGAACTGACTTTAAACCCAATTTTGACCAAGCAGGTACCATCACTCTGTCAAGAAACAACACTCCAAAACAACGTTGATCATCGCTGTTCGGCTGTTTAATCGCCGACCCCGAGAATCGTGAACTCCAAGGCGGCTAGACGGCATCGGAGCGTCGCGTGCCGATCGGCGCGAGAGTCTCCAACGATGTTGGGGCATACTAAATTTCGACCACGATAGTTGCTGTCAGACCTTTGGATTTTCTACAAATGGTGGGTCAAGGAATTTTGCGGAAATCCTGCTTGGGTCACGACAGATATGAACATATCTAGAAAGGTCCTTAAAACCGCCTTGATCTTCGTCTGAAAAGACCATAGAAACGAACTAGTAACAACACGCTGATATGTTGCTACCCGAAATCATCCCAGGGGGGGCCCGCCTGGCACACCTCGCTTTAGTCCCATGGTCAATGCTCACGTGGGTAAACCCTACCccgcccccctcccccatcCCCAATTGCCATACGAGAAAGGGGTTTCGTTTTGAAATATATGGTGTGTTTGATTGAGTCATCCTGTTTCGGCAtagtgttacggacctacccgtcaccaatcagtggtgacccaccgggtacacagatgggccaccgagagccaatcaagcaatcacgtgatcacaggaggagtatatccctgcacggggtaggatatactcagaggggtcgatctaccccggggtgtaggatataccccaggagcactggcgaccccaggaagcgaaggatatataaggacactctctcatgtacttagtttagttcttcgtcttcaatcatacattgttacttgtgtttaccttacgaccttgttgactcacttactatattatcacttgacaacaccaacgaacagaccaatactgcggtatagatctgctcggcgctctacctggcatcgttccctgataccctcaaaaggacttaggctggaataagactgtgcgcagcaacagctcggttgagagacagatcattgacgttggaggaccagcacaggcaagtataaccaggaaagcttctaacataactgtgaccagttaggcagtgcgtaacacatagaacatgtgGTGTCTATAGAAGTGAACTCCACGGGATATTTTGTACATTCCTACATATTTTTCCTAGTCATTTGCTAGCTAACTGCAGATAAACTACTCTTGATTTATGTACATGTATCTATAGATTCACATCGAATTACTTGCTACTGGCACCTCTCAATCTTTAAACTACTTTTCTACAACTATAGTGCAGTATCGATTTACCTAGTGGAAATACCGCAATAATAAGGTTAGAGAGCTTTTAGCTATAAGCCTATCCTAAACTACATACGCCTATAGAGGTAGATATTGAACTCCTTAATGAAACCGACGATAACATCCTTCACGAGTGGAATCACTACTAGGTATACCTCTAGTCATATTAGGTTCGTTTAGTTTAGGGAGTTTGAGATCTACCTTCGATTTCTAGGCATGGTGCTATTAGTGTAAAGTGTATGGGTAAAtaacttttctttttttctcaaaTCTAGCTTATTTCGATCTCTTCTAGGCCTTTTTTAATCTCATTTACAGGGTAATAAAATTTCGTATGGAAATACTTTACTACAACGCCGGTGGTTATGTAGTACCATGGTTATGCAAGTAAGAAAAGTAGTATAGTTTTGGTAAGAGAGAAGTAGGTAGTTGTAGAAGGTGGTAAGGTAATGAAAAACGCAAGGTACACATGAGTTCTTGGCGGAGTTCGGCTGTTGTTCAGTGACTTGATATGCCGAGAGCATACATTTACACCAATCGCCAGACTTTGCTTTTCTCTTCCGAATTAGTCCGGTGCCGCAGTTCCGAGAGTATGATCATTGTGGCGTCCCACGGCATACGATTCACCATGTGCCACGAGCATTTCCCTACAATAGGGTTTTTTGAGCGTACTCAACAAGCACTGTCATCTTATGGGGATTATTCAAGTTGATATCTTTCTCTGCTCGGGGGATGCGAACGTTTGGGCCCTGTTATCGACGAGGATGGTATGCCTGAGATCAGATCTCGCCAAAGAAAGCTGATCATACTAGATAGAGCATGACCGCCTGGAGAACCACTGAGCTGGAAGTACGAAGAAGCGACGCATTCTTGAAAACGATCTCGGCTTcccgtctttttttttttttttgagaggAGGACTTTCTTACTTTCTCCGAATGACTTTTCGGCATCTTCTGCTTGAAGGGAAACCGATGCTATACAATGAATTGCGAACATCAAAGCTTCGATCTCCCGGCCGACTTTTCCCAGACTACTCATAGCATCCAAGATTTGTTGTTGTATCGTTGGAGCATGTATAGTTCTGGTGGGTGGGTTCACATTCTCGAGAAATGCCTGCCAAGGCTTGAAGATATTCGAGGGGCTCAGGTGGAGATCTATTAGTGCCTCTCTTGTTGCAGATGTCGGGAGTATCGCATAGTCGTTGCTCACATCCTGAAAAAGGCATCGGCACCATTATCCGATCCATCGCTTAATACGTCTGCTGCATTGGAAACTAGCGAAGATGGTCAGAACAGACAGCAAGCAGGAATAACAAAATACTAACTACATTGATGACACTGATCCCAAGATTGCAGGTGTTAAGGTCAGAACTCTATCAGGCGAAATATAGCGCAAGCAACTCACTTGTCGAGATAGATGGGGTTGCCACCTTTCATGATCATCCTTCCAGACACTATTGCCTGCCTCAGTCCGTTGCTCTCCCCTAACATTGTGATGCCGAGGGGCTGAAGCATTTACGTCAAATCCCGTGCGTCTAACACATTTCCTCTGTTCGTGAGATACACTCCCTTTAGTTTGTCGAACCCTTGTGCGGCAAGGCGGTAGTGGAGGACGACAGATACTCTTAAAATTCGCCTCCACTCAATTCGAACAGGAGTTGTAGAAGTTGGGTCTATCGCGTTTGACTTTCCAATTGTGACAAACCACATATGCAAACGATATGAGTTTATTTGGATGGGGAGTCAATTGTTCGCCCAACCTTCAAAGAGCCATTGAGACTATCCATTGCTGTAGCACACTACTTGAAAAACTACCCATCTAGGTATAAGTGACTGGCATGCTGCAATAAAGCCATTTGATCTTAGGTGGTGTTCGGGAGAGAAAAGGATTCAGATCGGAAGGGCGGAAGTCGGTGCAGTTGTTTTGCCTTGAATATAAGGCATCAATCCCGCGACATCATCCAAATCTCGGTTGTTTCAGATTGTGTACTTCGATTGGCTTGCCTTTTCTCCACTACTATTGCTTGATTTCCGGATTAGATTCGTTAAATTCCACATTTTCGCTCGAAGTGTCAGAATCTGTTCGTGCGGTGCTCTATTTGGTCTCATGACTGTATCTCTACAGTGAGCAGACTCAAATTACAACCGGAGTGATTCCATTCGATCATCTCTATCATTACATGTCTTATCCACGGGTGATTTCATGACAAAGACCTCCAGAATACATGCCAAAGGACATTTCAAATGATCCGTCACATGTATGAGCCATGATGCATTTTCTCAATCGAGTCAGAACAGTCCTTCGGAAAGGTAAACATGACTCAATGTCGACTGAGCCTAAAGCTTCAGGGTGGAAGCGAATCCCATCTCATGTATTTGTTGCGATCCTAGCCTCTTGTGATTTGAAAGGCATTGGTTCTTTGTCTCTTTCCTGTCGAGCACTTCACGATCGAGTTTCCAAGCTGGATAATGCCATAGCTTGGGCATATATTCAGCTCCGGAAACAGATGCATGATCAAAGCCAATGCATTGAAGGTGGCCTGTCGCCGGGTGACGATATTGCCTTCATCTCTGAGCTATTCCCTCCCCCACCCCCGGAATATAGCACAGATATGCCTCAGGACAACGCAGAATATTCTCTGGGATATCTCGGCGATTTAAAACGATGCTGGAATACTTGCATTCGCCTCTCCTACCACCTGGCTGACCATGTGATTGAACATCATCTGGGGACCGATCCGAATGCCCAGCCTTTGTGGTCATCTTCCAAGACGGAGAAAGAAGTTGTCTACAGCAAAGCCGTGGCCTCACTCCAGGCCAAGCTTTTGCATCCGATGTATGGTCCCACTATGTTCAGTCATTTGGAAAGCGTGCTTACTCGAATTTAGAGCCTACGCGGTATTCTTTCTGGAAACAGCTGCATCTTCTGGCTCTGACTCTCATCACTCGGGTCATCACCGCAAAAACATGGCTTGTTCTGTTGAAAAACAGCAATCAATTCTTCGAAATGCACCTTTTGACGATCCACTCATACTTTTGTCGACCCACCACTGCATGCAGCTTCTCTTTTCGACGGTTCAGCGCTTGATGGGTCCGGAAATTGCTCATTCCAC
Protein-coding sequences here:
- a CDS encoding Molybdopterin biosynthesis MoaE; this encodes MSSSEPTTLPAHLDPKTYPRTHHDASLNIHLTLTYDTLDANTCLSQTSSPAAGANILFLGTTRDTFEGRSVSQLSYTAYPPLALKTLTGIAEAAVKTHRLEGVSIAHRLGTVPIGEASIAIAVSAGHRGAAWRGGEEVLEACKEKVEIWKREEFVDGGMEWRANTDRDAEGRVMGSGGILGWLMLSKQNFGHPLCLIVSTEFWPVYAQGNEHKHGKQNAFGTRFRQE
- a CDS encoding Mitochondrial metallochaperone Sco1, putative: MPSPMRLASGLLTRTTRKIAIESTPTQRILPLLRTTTASQCRAYTQAQRPRCDQRMRTMVSLPNSFSTSAFRAGPKTMGQMRQRNSTGPFSWKAALLFVLTGAGMMLYFRVEKARLERKRMTEMSKGVGKPKVGGPFVLKDLDGNEFTAEDLKGKYSFVYFGFTHCPDICPDELDKMAEIIEKVKAATGDEKLFMPVFITCDPVRDTPEVLREYLKEFHTGIVGLTGTYEQIKHVCKQYRVYFSTPKDVKPGEDYLVDHSIYFYLMDPDNDFVECIGRQDTPESASKVILEHINDWKREGRPLKTE
- a CDS encoding Phospholipase C PLC-C encodes the protein MKTTALISLLGLSSSAIGAAVSNSNSGNAPFGYKSGSPESVANLKDKIENVVWILLENRGFDNILGGIKRKGLDNVVNNGPFYNLEDIANPKSKKWSSQSKDYDSVLNDPDHSLTGTNFELYGTYNPDNEAIANGSLTPNLSGFVNRQILQHPKISAQRATDEVMGYYSESQIPTIVDMVDEFTTFNNWHSCVPGPTNPNRLCAVSGVTDGHGKNDEDFDISAIPTNSIFEVASKKGISWLNYDGTNGAFLPDSLFFNWTAQNAKSNVVPLENFYQDAYLGLLPQLSYINPSCCGLNSNSMHPSGNVSFGEVFLKQIYDAVRTGPQWEKTLFLVTFDETGGFFDHVAPALAVRTDNKTYTETAHDGSSYTFSFDRLGGRIPTWLLSPYAPKGYIEGYGTNPATGQSSPYSATSVLKTLGYLWDLEDLSPRVEHSPAFDHLIGPTKRSTPPTLKNPHTFPDAI
- a CDS encoding FAD binding monooxygenase, putative: MLSVPQDDHERMLEKRLNDVGIRVERGTKLQGFVDHGLSITATLFRESDKSSTTHEASYIAGCDGAHSAVRQGISAIFEGETYKPLFYIADVEVPYNKAGHVRLVGITMPHNDDDDKRESSEHENLITFDDVLPQIMHVMDIKITKVNWFSTYRSHHRVADKFRSNRAFLVGDAAHIHSPVGGQGMNTGIMDSINLAWKLATVLKQTNMTEEAKQQLLDSFESERRSFAMTIVKSTDAGFKTLTSKGFFPHILRNWLIPYLVPLLLKFDFARARIFRGASQLVCNYRGSTLCQSGKGSVQPGDRLPWVEINDVDNFSTLRDVSWQLHIYGDSVTEFEKWAREMKVKVFTFHWHDQYGKVGLVKNAVYLLRPDQYIAGIFEGSSVNGLVEYFTTRGFNLGCDYGGDF
- a CDS encoding Cyclin-like F-box codes for the protein MSTEPKASGWKRIPSHVFVAILASCDLKGIGSLSLSCRALHDRVSKLDNAIAWAYIQLRKQMHDQSQCIEGGLSPGDDIAFISELFPPPPPEYSTDMPQDNAEYSLGYLGDLKRCWNTCIRLSYHLADHVIEHHLGTDPNAQPLWSSSKTEKEVVYSKAVASLQAKLLHPIAYAVFFLETAASSGSDSHHSGHHRKNMACSVEKQQSILRNAPFDDPLILLSTHHCMQLLFSTVQRLMGPEIAHSTTESWISLLLTTSTMERIVSFFVSIAKDDQRKQNGEHDSTWSHRKEFLWAMRRDLNEFMASFSDHGEQILHKPTLNHVWFQAAHNEMDRRGAIPHSVEDSEVHVLLGSVVKLECKYCYDCYDE